The following proteins are encoded in a genomic region of Bradyrhizobium sp. SK17:
- a CDS encoding ABC transporter ATP-binding protein encodes MELRGLVKRFGSFVAVDDVSLTIDHGQLVCLLGPSGCGKTTTLRLIAGFLEPSDGEIRVGDRVVSSRARTLPPEQRNMSMIFQSYALWPHMTVAENIVYGLRLRKMDRETIAKKLAAILATTRLEPLAQRYPGELSGGQQQRVALARALIVGPETLLLDEPLSNLDANLREEMRFEIRRLHDEYRYTTVYVTHDQSEAMTTADLIAVMNAGKIDQLGTPEDIYARPDSEFVARFIGAANVIKGTARDVSHVAFAGATLEVVGARLAAGQTAPVAIRQHEIQLSTQAPTATQNTLKAVVTRQVYLGMNRDYMVETADGTSLRVTTPTETAVEKGSEVWLTLPPERCRALSR; translated from the coding sequence GTGGAACTGCGCGGCCTGGTCAAGCGGTTTGGTTCGTTTGTCGCGGTTGATGACGTCTCCCTCACGATCGATCATGGCCAGCTGGTCTGCCTGCTCGGGCCGTCCGGCTGCGGCAAGACCACGACGCTGCGGCTGATCGCAGGCTTCCTCGAACCATCCGACGGCGAGATTCGCGTCGGCGACCGCGTGGTGTCGTCGAGGGCGCGCACGCTGCCGCCCGAGCAGCGCAACATGTCGATGATCTTCCAGAGCTACGCGCTGTGGCCGCATATGACGGTGGCCGAGAACATCGTCTATGGCCTGCGCCTGCGCAAAATGGATCGCGAGACGATCGCGAAGAAGCTCGCCGCGATCCTGGCGACCACCAGGCTGGAACCGCTGGCGCAGCGTTATCCGGGCGAGCTGTCCGGCGGCCAGCAGCAGCGCGTCGCGCTGGCCCGCGCGCTGATCGTCGGCCCCGAGACGCTGCTGCTCGACGAACCCTTGTCCAACCTCGACGCCAATCTGCGCGAGGAGATGCGGTTCGAAATCCGCCGGCTACATGACGAATATCGCTATACCACCGTCTACGTCACCCACGATCAGTCCGAGGCGATGACGACCGCCGATTTGATCGCCGTGATGAACGCCGGCAAGATCGACCAGCTCGGCACGCCCGAGGACATCTATGCGCGGCCGGACTCCGAATTCGTCGCGCGCTTCATCGGCGCTGCCAATGTGATCAAGGGCACCGCGCGCGACGTGAGCCATGTGGCGTTCGCCGGTGCCACGCTGGAAGTGGTCGGCGCCAGGCTCGCCGCCGGCCAGACCGCGCCGGTCGCGATCCGCCAGCATGAGATCCAGCTCTCGACCCAGGCCCCCACGGCGACGCAGAACACGCTGAAGGCCGTCGTGACGCGGCAGGTCTATCTCGGCATGAACCGCGACTACATGGTGGAAACCGCTGACGGCACCTCGCTGCGGGTGACCACGCCGACCGAGACCGCGGTCGAGAAGGGTAGTGAGGTCTGGCTGACACTGCCGCCCGAACGCTGCCGCGCGCTGAGCCGATAA
- a CDS encoding alanine--glyoxylate aminotransferase family protein: MTVRAGREFLAIPGPTTMPDQVLQAMHRPALDIYSAEMVELTESLLRDLSNLFATKGKSYIYISNGHGAWEATLSNVLSRGDKVLVLESGRFAIGWGMAAAAMGAEVEVLKGDWRRAIRPAEVEERLKRDTEHKIKAILAVQIDTASGAVNDIEAIGRAIKAAGHPALFMVDTVASLGCMPFEMDKWYVDVAMSGSQKGLMTPPGLGFVAANDRAWDAHKKANLRTPYWDWTEREGSEHYRKYAGTAPVHLLFALREAINMLHAEGLENAFERHRLLGEAVRRAVAVWAEGQVLGFNIAEPTERSNTVTTVTVKGADPAAIQRYAKEKCGVVLGTGIGDLQGQAFRIAHMGHVNAPMILGTLGVVEVALTALKIPHGKAGADAAIQWLGENVKA, from the coding sequence ATGACCGTTCGCGCGGGCCGGGAATTTCTGGCCATCCCCGGGCCTACCACGATGCCCGATCAGGTGCTGCAGGCGATGCACCGCCCGGCGCTCGACATCTACTCCGCCGAGATGGTCGAACTGACCGAGAGCCTGCTGCGCGATCTCTCCAACTTATTCGCCACCAAGGGTAAATCCTACATCTACATCTCGAACGGCCACGGCGCGTGGGAGGCGACGCTCTCCAACGTGCTGTCGCGCGGCGACAAGGTGCTGGTGCTGGAGAGCGGCCGCTTCGCGATCGGCTGGGGCATGGCGGCGGCCGCGATGGGCGCCGAGGTCGAGGTGCTGAAGGGCGACTGGCGCCGCGCGATCCGCCCGGCCGAGGTCGAGGAACGGCTCAAGCGCGACACGGAACACAAGATCAAGGCGATCCTGGCGGTGCAGATCGATACCGCCTCCGGCGCGGTGAACGACATCGAGGCGATCGGCAGGGCGATCAAGGCCGCCGGCCATCCCGCGCTGTTCATGGTCGACACCGTCGCCTCGCTCGGCTGCATGCCGTTCGAGATGGACAAATGGTATGTCGACGTCGCGATGTCAGGCTCGCAGAAGGGCCTGATGACGCCGCCCGGCCTCGGCTTCGTCGCCGCCAATGACCGTGCCTGGGACGCCCACAAGAAGGCCAACCTGCGCACGCCCTATTGGGACTGGACCGAGCGCGAGGGCAGCGAGCACTACCGCAAATATGCCGGCACCGCGCCGGTGCATCTGTTGTTCGCGCTGCGCGAGGCGATCAACATGCTGCACGCCGAGGGGCTGGAGAATGCCTTCGAGCGGCACCGGCTGCTCGGCGAAGCGGTGCGTCGTGCTGTCGCGGTCTGGGCCGAGGGACAGGTGCTCGGCTTCAACATCGCCGAGCCCACGGAGCGTTCCAACACGGTGACGACGGTGACCGTGAAGGGCGCCGATCCCGCCGCGATCCAGCGCTACGCCAAGGAGAAATGCGGCGTGGTGCTTGGCACCGGCATCGGTGATTTGCAGGGCCAGGCGTTCCGCATCGCGCATATGGGCCACGTCAACGCGCCGATGATCCTCGGCACGCTCGGCGTCGTCGAGGTCGCGCTGACCGCGCTGAAGATCCCGCACGGCAAGGCCGGCGCCGACGCCGCGATCCAGTGGCTCGGCGAGAACGTGAAGGCGTAG
- a CDS encoding LssY C-terminal domain-containing protein: MTDVEINPPAAHRRKRLRYLQLLLFVLVIYLIAAYLVLPALWTHHEHQKGLANLPMVTRTAQGIPGDPMNVGLIGDTKDVVCAMHEAGWFPADPVTLKSSIEIVGSVLLDRPYKDAPVSNLFYLGRREDLAFERPVGTSADRRNHVRLWRVLDQGEEKRPVWLGAATLDRGVGVSHYTGAVTHHIAPDLDAERAQLAADLESAGMVTAKYQVTGIGPTLNGRNGGGDLYYTDGEIWVLRLVEACSKNRGGVAQIPSPAATEFKDQIWHAVVESIDK; this comes from the coding sequence GTGACCGACGTCGAGATCAACCCGCCAGCGGCGCACCGTCGCAAGCGACTGCGCTATCTGCAACTGCTGCTGTTCGTGCTGGTCATCTATTTGATCGCGGCCTATCTGGTGCTGCCGGCGCTGTGGACGCATCACGAGCACCAGAAGGGCCTCGCCAACCTGCCGATGGTGACCCGCACCGCGCAAGGGATTCCCGGTGACCCGATGAATGTCGGGTTGATCGGCGACACCAAGGACGTGGTTTGCGCGATGCACGAGGCCGGCTGGTTTCCCGCCGATCCGGTCACGCTGAAATCCTCGATCGAGATCGTCGGCTCCGTACTGCTCGATCGTCCCTACAAGGATGCGCCGGTGAGCAACCTGTTCTATCTCGGCCGCCGCGAGGATCTCGCCTTCGAGCGGCCGGTCGGCACCAGCGCGGATCGCCGCAACCATGTGCGGCTCTGGCGGGTGCTCGATCAGGGCGAGGAGAAGCGGCCGGTGTGGCTTGGTGCCGCGACGCTCGACCGCGGCGTCGGCGTCAGCCACTACACCGGCGCGGTGACCCATCATATCGCCCCCGATCTCGACGCCGAACGCGCGCAGCTCGCCGCCGATCTCGAATCCGCCGGCATGGTCACCGCGAAATATCAGGTCACCGGCATCGGCCCGACCCTCAACGGCCGCAATGGCGGCGGCGATCTCTATTACACCGACGGCGAGATCTGGGTGCTGCGGCTGGTCGAGGCGTGCAGCAAGAACCGCGGCGGCGTCGCGCAGATCCCGAGCCCCGCCGCGACCGAATTCAAGGACCAGATCTGGCACGCGGTGGTGGAATCGATCGACAAATGA
- a CDS encoding thermonuclease family protein, which yields MFKTLLTAGLLLTLPTLAFAADITGVPKIRDGDQVMIGSVRIRLGGIDAPSTDQLCLNTKGERWTCGVAARDELVKYAGNKSWTCHARSVDRRGRTIARCEVDGEDIQKWMVSNGWALAYLRVSHDYEADEKAAREAKAGMWQGAFIAPWDWRVRNKKTTVLGAVKVPESAHAILQASASGPVAPSPDCTIKGNVNRSGECIFHQPTSRWYARIEMKISKGTRWFCSVEEAEAAGCRETRR from the coding sequence CGTGCCGAAGATCCGCGACGGCGACCAGGTCATGATCGGCAGCGTCCGCATCCGGCTCGGCGGCATCGACGCGCCGTCGACCGACCAGCTCTGCCTCAACACCAAGGGCGAGCGCTGGACCTGCGGCGTCGCCGCGCGCGACGAACTGGTCAAGTATGCCGGCAACAAGAGCTGGACCTGTCACGCCCGCTCGGTCGACCGCCGCGGCCGCACCATCGCGCGCTGTGAGGTCGACGGCGAGGACATCCAGAAATGGATGGTCAGCAATGGCTGGGCACTGGCCTATCTCCGCGTCTCGCACGACTACGAGGCGGACGAGAAGGCGGCGCGCGAAGCCAAGGCCGGGATGTGGCAGGGCGCGTTCATCGCGCCGTGGGACTGGCGGGTGCGCAACAAGAAGACCACCGTGCTTGGTGCGGTGAAAGTGCCGGAGAGTGCACACGCGATCCTGCAAGCCTCCGCCTCCGGCCCGGTGGCGCCCTCGCCCGACTGCACCATCAAGGGCAATGTCAACCGCTCCGGTGAATGCATTTTCCACCAGCCGACCAGCCGCTGGTACGCGCGGATCGAGATGAAGATCTCCAAGGGCACGCGCTGGTTCTGCTCGGTCGAGGAAGCCGAAGCCGCCGGCTGCCGCGAGACGCGGCGCTGA